A region from the Vicia villosa cultivar HV-30 ecotype Madison, WI linkage group LG3, Vvil1.0, whole genome shotgun sequence genome encodes:
- the LOC131657358 gene encoding eukaryotic translation initiation factor 1A, with amino-acid sequence MPKNKGKGGKNRKRGKNEADDEKRELVFKEDGQEYAQVLRMLGNGRCEAMCIDGTKRLCHIRGKMHKKVWIAAGDIILVGLRDYQDDKADVILKYMPDEARLLKAYGELPDNTRLNEGIGAGLDEEDDGDANDYIEFEDEDIDKI; translated from the coding sequence ATGCCGAAGAACAAGGGAAAGGGAGGAAAGAATCGCAAGAGAGGAAAGAACGAAGCCGACGACGAGAAGCGCGAGCTCGTTTTCAAGGAAGACGGCCAAGAATACGCCCAAGTCCTCCGCATGTTAGGTAACGGAAGATGCGAAGCCATGTGCATCGACGGCACAAAGCGTCTCTGTCACATCCGCGGGAAGATGCACAAGAAGGTCTGGATTGCCGCCGGCGATATCATACTCGTCGGACTCCGTGATTACCAGGACGATAAGGCGGATGTGATTCTGAAATACATGCCGGATGAGGCCAGGCTGTTGAAGGCGTACGGTGAGCTTCCTGATAATACTAGGTTGAATGAAGGGATTGGGGCTGGGCTTGATGAGGAAGATGATGGTGATGCTAATGATTATATTGAGTTTGAGGATGAGGATATTGATaagatttga